One Methanocellales archaeon DNA segment encodes these proteins:
- a CDS encoding 4-phosphopantoate--beta-alanine ligase, producing MTREKLVRGYESGIVCTQGLIAHGRGEAFDYLIGEKTTEAAMHATRAAVATLLMATHPIISVNGNTAALVPDDIVRLSESIGAPLEVNLFHRTEERIDKIIAHLKAHGATNVLGKKADSSIPGIMHERGKVEKKGIYGADAVLVALEDGDRCEALVHMGKTVIAIDLNPLSRTSRTATITVVDNVVRAIPNMVKLSEELRYMNKKEMKEMIDGFDNELNLQGWDQT from the coding sequence ATGACCAGGGAAAAGCTCGTGAGAGGATATGAGTCTGGCATCGTCTGTACGCAAGGTTTAATAGCCCATGGCAGGGGCGAGGCATTTGATTACCTGATAGGAGAGAAAACCACCGAGGCTGCGATGCATGCGACGAGGGCTGCCGTTGCAACGTTGTTGATGGCGACGCACCCCATCATATCTGTGAACGGTAACACAGCTGCACTGGTACCAGATGATATCGTGCGTTTAAGTGAAAGTATAGGTGCACCTCTGGAGGTGAACCTGTTTCATCGCACTGAAGAGCGCATTGACAAGATAATAGCTCATCTAAAGGCACATGGAGCGACAAACGTACTGGGAAAGAAGGCCGATTCAAGCATACCAGGCATAATGCACGAAAGAGGAAAGGTGGAAAAAAAAGGGATTTATGGAGCGGATGCAGTGCTCGTGGCCTTGGAGGATGGGGATAGGTGTGAAGCTCTGGTGCACATGGGTAAAACCGTCATAGCGATAGACCTGAACCCATTGAGTAGAACCTCCAGAACGGCCACTATAACAGTGGTGGACAATGTGGTCAGAGCAATACCGAATATGGTGAAGTTGTCCGAAGAATTAAGATACATGAATAAAAAAGAGATGAAAGAGATGATAGATGGATTCGATAATGAACTAAACTTACAGGGTTGGGATCAAACATGA
- a CDS encoding DUF5612 domain-containing protein: MVVNMEVISLICKDEPGVLRDVSGTVAKHNGNIKYVQLFIIERGKHKGNALIYMEIDVEEVAPLISDLNSLASVLEVATPPSFSDIYGSRVIIVGGGAQVAQVAMGAINEADRHNIRGERISIDTIPLVGEDSLADSVAAVSRLPRAEILILAGSLMGGRITKEVEKLREAGIPVIALNMAGSVPDAVDLVVTDPIQAGTFAVMHVAKTAEFDLKKVKGRRF; encoded by the coding sequence ATGGTAGTCAATATGGAAGTCATCAGTCTGATTTGCAAGGATGAACCTGGCGTATTAAGAGACGTATCCGGCACTGTAGCCAAGCACAATGGCAATATCAAGTATGTTCAGTTGTTTATCATCGAACGGGGCAAGCATAAAGGAAATGCCTTGATATACATGGAGATCGATGTTGAGGAAGTGGCTCCACTCATCTCTGATCTGAATTCATTGGCTTCTGTGCTAGAGGTTGCCACACCGCCATCTTTCAGTGACATCTACGGCTCCCGCGTTATAATCGTTGGCGGTGGAGCACAAGTCGCACAAGTAGCTATGGGTGCTATCAATGAGGCGGATCGACACAATATTCGGGGCGAAAGAATAAGCATCGACACCATCCCTCTTGTGGGGGAGGATTCTTTGGCGGATTCGGTAGCAGCTGTATCACGCCTCCCTAGGGCGGAAATACTCATTTTAGCAGGCTCGTTGATGGGTGGAAGAATTACCAAAGAGGTTGAGAAGTTACGTGAGGCAGGCATTCCAGTCATAGCACTCAACATGGCTGGGAGCGTGCCAGATGCAGTGGATCTGGTTGTGACAGATCCCATTCAAGCGGGAACGTTTGCGGTGATGCATGTGGCCAAGACGGCTGAGTTCGATCTGAAGAAGGTCAAGGGGAGGAGATTTTAG
- the hisD gene encoding histidinol dehydrogenase, with the protein MIIKRLSELSDTEIERLLHREIALQKPMESVKSILADVREKGDAALIKYTKEFDGVELKGLEVTEEEMQEAERSLDKELIRYLESASINIAAFHGGQLKEDLWLSEFAPGMLLGQKTEPLECVGAYVPGGLASYPSTALMTVIPAKVAGVEDVIVCTPPKPDGKIDPLTLVATNIAGADSVYKVGGAQSIAAMAYGTETIPKVDKIVGPGNVYVTAAKMLVRNEVEIDFPAGPSEVMILADQPLNKRASIIASDMIAQAEHDPMSLSVLITTSDELAKAVSSELKVQGKKEQRKDIIAKALERSAILTVSDLEEGIEFVNKFAPEHLELMTSDALSVLKKIKHAGSIFIGEYSPVAGGDYAYGTNHVLPTGGYARVLSGLNVDHFTKKTSIQILSKEGLSSVKEDIIALARAEGLEAHADSIRKRFEE; encoded by the coding sequence ATGATAATTAAAAGGCTTTCTGAGTTGAGCGACACTGAAATTGAGCGGTTATTGCATAGAGAGATTGCTCTGCAAAAGCCGATGGAAAGCGTAAAGAGCATTCTGGCAGATGTACGAGAAAAAGGCGATGCGGCCCTGATCAAGTACACCAAGGAGTTCGACGGGGTTGAACTTAAAGGGCTGGAGGTCACAGAGGAGGAGATGCAAGAGGCAGAAAGGTCTCTGGACAAAGAACTCATCAGATATCTGGAGAGCGCGTCGATAAACATTGCAGCCTTCCATGGAGGACAGTTGAAAGAGGATCTGTGGCTGTCAGAATTTGCACCAGGAATGTTGTTAGGTCAAAAGACTGAACCCTTGGAGTGTGTAGGTGCATATGTGCCCGGTGGTTTGGCATCTTACCCCTCGACGGCTTTGATGACCGTCATTCCCGCAAAGGTAGCGGGTGTGGAAGATGTGATAGTATGCACTCCGCCCAAGCCAGACGGAAAGATAGACCCACTCACACTGGTGGCCACAAACATCGCCGGGGCAGACAGCGTATATAAGGTGGGTGGCGCTCAGTCCATAGCTGCGATGGCCTATGGCACAGAGACGATACCAAAGGTTGACAAGATCGTTGGCCCCGGAAACGTCTACGTAACCGCTGCCAAAATGCTGGTGCGTAACGAGGTTGAGATAGATTTTCCTGCTGGTCCCAGCGAGGTCATGATCCTTGCGGATCAACCTCTGAACAAAAGGGCGTCGATCATCGCATCAGATATGATCGCACAGGCTGAGCACGATCCCATGTCCCTTTCCGTCCTGATCACGACCTCAGATGAACTAGCGAAAGCTGTGAGCAGCGAGTTGAAAGTGCAAGGGAAAAAAGAGCAGCGAAAGGACATCATAGCAAAAGCACTAGAGCGTAGCGCCATTCTGACTGTGAGCGATCTAGAGGAGGGGATCGAATTCGTCAACAAATTCGCTCCAGAGCATTTGGAGCTGATGACCTCAGATGCCCTGAGCGTGTTGAAGAAGATCAAACATGCCGGCTCGATCTTCATCGGTGAATACTCCCCGGTAGCAGGAGGCGATTATGCGTATGGGACGAATCACGTTCTACCCACAGGAGGGTATGCCAGAGTGCTTTCCGGTCTGAACGTGGACCACTTCACGAAGAAGACGAGCATCCAGATTCTCAGTAAGGAAGGATTGAGCAGTGTAAAAGAGGACATAATAGCGCTTGCCAGGGCAGAGGGGCTTGAAGCCCATGCGGATTCGATCAGGAAGAGGTTTGAGGAGTGA
- a CDS encoding pantoate kinase: MRSKAYAPAHITGFFEICEHSDQRQMGSKGCGFTLQAGVATEVLVEEGEGISVIINGAKADAPTTRSVVRRLASGYFVEVRSKIEVPIGCGFGASGAGALSTALALSNALSLDLSYNGAAEVAHVAEIENKTGLGDVIAQTHGGIIIRRKPGAPGIGEVDRVPVSDVEVNHVVLGEISTKDVLEDEKLKGRINRAGRIALKGLLKRPTIQNFMQLSNQFAIDTGLMSDAVADIIESVKSGGGMASMAMLGEVVFAIGGYDSLKDFGPVRTYKISHGGARLL; this comes from the coding sequence ATGAGATCAAAGGCATACGCACCAGCACACATAACTGGCTTTTTTGAAATCTGCGAGCACTCAGATCAGAGACAAATGGGGTCCAAGGGTTGCGGATTTACCCTGCAGGCAGGAGTGGCCACGGAGGTTTTAGTAGAAGAGGGTGAGGGCATATCCGTAATTATAAATGGAGCCAAGGCAGATGCGCCCACCACTCGATCCGTCGTGAGGAGATTGGCCAGTGGATATTTCGTCGAAGTGCGCAGTAAGATAGAGGTGCCAATTGGTTGCGGCTTCGGCGCCAGCGGAGCCGGAGCATTGAGCACAGCACTTGCTCTGAGCAATGCACTGTCCCTTGATCTGAGCTATAATGGCGCTGCAGAGGTTGCTCATGTGGCAGAAATCGAGAATAAGACAGGCCTGGGAGACGTGATAGCTCAAACGCATGGCGGGATTATAATTCGAAGGAAGCCCGGAGCGCCCGGCATTGGTGAGGTGGACAGGGTTCCAGTCAGCGATGTCGAGGTCAATCACGTCGTGCTGGGCGAGATTTCGACGAAAGATGTGCTAGAGGATGAAAAGCTGAAAGGACGGATCAACCGGGCTGGGAGAATTGCTCTAAAAGGCCTTCTTAAACGCCCAACGATCCAAAATTTCATGCAATTGTCCAATCAATTCGCCATCGATACGGGTCTCATGAGCGATGCTGTAGCAGACATCATAGAGTCAGTTAAATCCGGCGGCGGGATGGCAAGCATGGCTATGCTCGGAGAGGTCGTCTTTGCGATAGGGGGTTATGATTCACTGAAGGACTTCGGACCCGTTCGCACATACAAGATATCCCATGGCGGGGCTCGATTGTTATGA
- the aspS gene encoding aspartate--tRNA(Asn) ligase, whose product MLRTHYSREITPDDDGKKVVIAGWVHETRDLGGITFLVLRDREGLVQVTLPKGKVDEKLFNIVRGISRESVVLISGFVKREDKAPNGYEIIPSDVQVLNKADSPLPLDVTGKVSADLDTRLDSRFMDIRRQSTQAIFVIRHHVLKTIRAFLDNSGFKEIHTPKIVATATEGGTELFPITYFEREAFLSQSPQLYKQIMMSAGLDRVYEIGPIFRAEEHDTTKHLNEVSSIDIEASFVTHEDVMSILELLVESVYSDVIKSCKNELDILGLQLRAPKAPFKRLPYEEAIDIGDMEWGDDLDTATEKAIGEKMGKHYFIVDWPTEIKPYYTEPYEDRPEICKAFDLMHPRMELSSGAQRIHSPDLLLRRIEAQGLNPEGFEFYLRAFKFGMPPHAGWGLGLERLLMTMLDLSNIREVVLFPRDQHRLSP is encoded by the coding sequence ATGCTACGAACACATTACTCCAGAGAGATAACGCCAGACGATGATGGTAAGAAGGTAGTCATAGCAGGGTGGGTCCATGAGACAAGGGATCTCGGCGGGATCACATTCCTCGTTCTCAGGGATAGGGAAGGATTAGTGCAAGTAACGCTACCCAAAGGCAAGGTAGATGAAAAATTATTCAACATAGTCCGAGGCATTTCCAGAGAATCTGTGGTTTTGATATCTGGCTTCGTCAAAAGAGAGGACAAGGCACCCAACGGCTATGAGATCATCCCAAGTGATGTCCAGGTGCTGAACAAGGCAGATTCTCCGCTCCCATTGGACGTTACAGGAAAAGTGAGCGCTGATTTGGATACGAGATTGGACTCCAGATTCATGGACATCAGGCGGCAAAGCACACAGGCGATATTCGTAATCCGTCACCATGTATTAAAGACGATTCGAGCTTTCTTGGATAACAGCGGCTTTAAAGAGATACATACGCCCAAGATCGTTGCCACAGCCACAGAGGGGGGCACTGAGCTGTTTCCGATCACGTATTTCGAGCGGGAGGCATTTCTCAGCCAAAGCCCACAACTATATAAACAGATCATGATGTCGGCCGGATTGGACAGGGTCTATGAAATCGGACCGATATTCAGAGCGGAAGAGCATGACACCACCAAACATCTGAACGAGGTCAGTTCTATTGACATAGAGGCTTCCTTTGTCACCCACGAAGATGTGATGTCTATCTTAGAACTCCTGGTTGAGAGCGTATATTCAGACGTGATCAAGAGTTGCAAAAATGAGCTTGACATTCTGGGCCTGCAGCTCAGGGCTCCAAAGGCACCCTTCAAGCGATTGCCCTATGAGGAGGCGATAGATATTGGAGATATGGAATGGGGAGATGACCTGGATACGGCAACAGAAAAGGCTATTGGAGAGAAGATGGGCAAGCATTACTTCATAGTGGATTGGCCCACCGAGATCAAGCCCTATTACACAGAGCCCTATGAAGATCGCCCGGAGATATGCAAAGCGTTTGATCTGATGCATCCCAGAATGGAGCTCTCCTCAGGAGCACAGAGGATACATTCCCCCGACCTGCTCCTGAGAAGGATCGAGGCACAAGGGCTGAATCCAGAAGGATTTGAATTTTACCTGAGGGCTTTCAAATTCGGAATGCCGCCCCATGCAGGATGGGGGCTGGGGCTGGAGCGATTGCTGATGACGATGCTCGACCTCAGCAATATTCGGGAGGTCGTCTTGTTCCCAAGAGACCAGCATAGGCTATCGCCCTAG
- a CDS encoding PEP-utilizing enzyme encodes MSKSIPHTELCDLLNECDNIATKATIRYLKIHNLTYLKDRLIYEYSADFGVIRPLRDVWIKLLDFDSFKFVEFYEGIYRFRKVPRYEDIYITALISIASGIIANAFCETYKAWRRKNKINEKTHEKFSNSSGILFEYLTKIYAIREAHFHSKISYEKFNEIKDFLRREIIIGEVKESDTNTEKEFTDLWNKFVQNHSLQPLDQSIDEIKDIVKSEYESQSNSPLYQRKSKSYPANGILLHATAASPGVVYGMIKIINSIEDLDKTLDGDIGVLKYATPEMIPCIKRCIGIIGLQECGGFTGHLAIVSRSLGIPCVVCCDYNKFADGQIVCLDGNKGDIQIILNIEEIKKFFNEYIPPLNRRISPN; translated from the coding sequence ATGAGCAAATCAATACCTCATACTGAGTTATGTGATCTCTTGAATGAGTGTGATAATATAGCAACAAAGGCAACTATACGTTATTTGAAGATACATAATTTAACTTATTTGAAAGATCGTTTGATTTATGAATATTCTGCAGATTTTGGAGTAATCAGACCGCTTCGGGACGTTTGGATAAAATTATTGGATTTTGATTCTTTTAAATTTGTGGAATTTTATGAAGGTATTTACCGTTTTCGTAAAGTTCCACGCTATGAGGACATCTATATAACGGCTCTTATATCGATAGCATCTGGAATTATTGCAAATGCATTTTGCGAAACATACAAAGCTTGGCGAAGAAAAAACAAAATAAATGAAAAAACGCATGAGAAATTCTCAAACTCTAGCGGTATACTTTTTGAATATCTGACCAAAATTTATGCTATAAGAGAGGCACATTTTCATAGTAAAATCTCATATGAAAAGTTTAATGAAATCAAAGATTTTTTGAGGAGAGAAATCATTATAGGCGAAGTAAAAGAATCAGATACTAACACTGAAAAAGAATTTACAGATTTGTGGAACAAATTTGTCCAAAATCACTCATTACAACCATTAGACCAGTCAATCGATGAGATAAAAGATATAGTTAAATCAGAGTATGAAAGTCAAAGTAATTCTCCCCTTTATCAGAGAAAAAGTAAATCTTATCCAGCGAATGGAATCCTCCTGCATGCAACCGCAGCATCTCCCGGTGTTGTTTATGGTATGATAAAAATTATCAATTCTATTGAGGATTTAGATAAAACTCTTGACGGAGATATTGGGGTACTTAAGTATGCCACACCAGAAATGATTCCCTGCATTAAACGATGTATCGGGATCATAGGACTACAGGAATGTGGGGGCTTTACAGGACATTTGGCGATAGTAAGCAGGTCGTTAGGTATTCCTTGCGTAGTTTGTTGTGACTACAATAAATTTGCTGATGGTCAAATTGTTTGTTTAGATGGTAATAAAGGGGATATTCAAATTATATTAAACATTGAAGAAATTAAAAAATTCTTCAATGAGTATATACCCCCCCTTAATCGGCGTATTTCGCCTAACTAA
- a CDS encoding ScpA family protein, whose product MDTIEPVEILVELASKGEIDPWNIDIIDVTDKFLKKLEELKQLDLRVSGRTLLYASMLLRMKSEVLVDKKQEEEEFEWELFGFQPEYFQTDEYPSLHPRIRRESKRPVTLSELIDELKKAMDRKERSNKRRLIKVECMPTPEDVLKIAHEEDIEGMIQTIGSKLSKKFQKQDRVMFDELIEERTPSCIIRTYVPLLFMADRKQIWLEQKELFGDLYVKCRHE is encoded by the coding sequence ATGGATACGATAGAGCCAGTTGAGATCTTGGTGGAGCTTGCTTCTAAAGGCGAGATCGACCCTTGGAACATCGACATAATAGATGTAACGGATAAGTTTCTCAAAAAATTAGAGGAGCTCAAACAGCTGGATCTCAGAGTATCTGGCAGGACCCTCCTCTACGCTTCAATGCTCTTGCGCATGAAATCAGAAGTACTGGTAGACAAAAAGCAAGAGGAAGAGGAGTTTGAGTGGGAACTATTTGGCTTCCAACCCGAGTACTTTCAGACGGATGAATACCCCTCCTTACACCCGAGGATAAGGAGAGAATCCAAGAGACCTGTGACACTTAGTGAGTTAATAGACGAATTGAAAAAGGCAATGGATCGAAAGGAGCGAAGCAATAAGAGGCGGCTTATAAAAGTGGAGTGCATGCCTACCCCGGAAGATGTGCTCAAGATCGCGCATGAAGAGGATATCGAGGGCATGATACAAACGATAGGGAGCAAGCTGAGTAAAAAATTCCAAAAGCAAGATCGTGTCATGTTCGATGAACTGATTGAAGAGAGGACGCCTTCATGCATCATCCGAACATACGTTCCATTGCTGTTCATGGCAGACAGAAAGCAAATCTGGTTAGAGCAAAAAGAGCTGTTTGGCGATCTGTACGTTAAATGTAGACATGAATGA
- the scpB gene encoding SMC-Scp complex subunit ScpB: MNDKKILEAALFATGRALSTAELAELIGRSSGEVSSIMQALIEEYKARDTALELIKINDKYLIQIKQKYAESVEKIAPKDLSTPVLRTLSVIAYHQPITQSDVVGIRGNKAYSHISELEERGLIVSTKKGRTNVISTTDAFLEYFELNANFPETIKKRFEAKISSP; this comes from the coding sequence ATGAATGATAAAAAAATTCTGGAGGCAGCCCTTTTCGCTACAGGCAGGGCACTATCTACGGCTGAATTGGCTGAACTTATCGGCCGTTCATCGGGAGAAGTCTCCAGCATAATGCAAGCCCTCATCGAAGAATATAAAGCCCGGGATACTGCGCTTGAGCTGATCAAGATCAATGATAAATATCTGATACAGATCAAGCAGAAATATGCAGAAAGTGTGGAGAAGATAGCACCCAAGGATCTCAGCACACCTGTACTCAGAACACTGTCAGTGATAGCCTACCACCAGCCAATCACACAATCAGATGTCGTTGGCATCAGAGGTAATAAGGCCTATTCCCACATCTCAGAGTTGGAAGAGAGGGGATTGATCGTTAGCACCAAAAAAGGTAGAACGAATGTGATCAGCACCACGGATGCATTCCTGGAGTACTTTGAATTGAACGCAAACTTTCCAGAAACGATCAAAAAGAGGTTTGAAGCTAAAATCTCCTCCCCTTGA
- the smc gene encoding chromosome segregation protein SMC produces MGLALHIKDIDLRNFKSFGKRVKISFFDDFTTISGPNGSGKSNIIDAILFVLGLSSSKMMRAERLTDLIYNVNGKNPDHAEVTINFDNADREFPLDQDVVKVKRRIQRTEAGYYSNYYLNDRPCSLSELRTYLSKSKIFPEGYNVVVQGDITRTISMSPTERRKVIDEIAGVAEFDEKKERSLKELETVRERIDHAEILLSEVNSRLEQLSGEREQALKYQALRNEKHRYEAFTLLAKRESVSGKLKKVIKELQIQNSRKDGLVGEITGIRARISELEEKLGTLNEQILMKGEDEQIKIKEGIMDLQGKIAFCKNAIEFSQNEIEELEKERRGTFIEIDRTQHKIEGLTAQAGEEEVRKGSLLAEMSDRKEALSIIQAKIAKVDAKFAGTRDSLVEFKKQIEQKRDDKNELLRAKDRLLDEMRRNDAEVSRAEREISNARERIYQAESEIRQIHEELRELEKELKKKSDYKKDLEGKKFDLKRELSEAENKLWNLQQEYAKIEARVKAAEETRYYHAVERILSAKKDRMLSGIYGTIAELGKVDEKYALALEIAAGSRMQCIVVSTDEDATRAIEFLKADGSGRATFLPLNKMQKPRLLEEVKEKGVIDYAINLVEYDPQFNAAFSYVFGDTLVVSDLDAARELMPRRMVTIEGDLIEKSGAMTGGTAPKSRFKFVATEEDKLRELAEQITIYESKRQKCIEDMDAIESQISSTIRGTTDIDTEIAGKKRMLADREELKDRYNELIKIKEDEIGSISTARKRLGDEIASIELSIAEADDKISALGSEIEGLEAELAGSEIPSLANESDRMESEIRRLEDRAREIDVRMNALHIERDFCASRVEEHKERLGSLEERKGLLNTKIKGNGDQIVGLEKDLEIGEDRKNELETELADLREIRDELLSEQVKAETEKGDVQRNIDLVDVKMGSLEATREELQVQFNDIDREIISAGIQDAKDIPSSNSIKEKIVSLESEMAALEPVNMRAIEEYEQVQDRQQDLQQKRDVLFEERNELLNRIKQYEQMKKDTFMENFLAINAHFKDVFARLSDGEGELILENWEDPFAGGLSIKAEPSGKAIHHMEALSGGEKSLTALAFILAIQKHRPSPFYVFDEIDMYLDGSNAERVAKVIKDASKDGQFIVVSLRKPMIESADRTIGVTMQEDNVSSITGVMLN; encoded by the coding sequence ATGGGGCTAGCCTTGCATATAAAAGATATCGATCTCAGGAATTTTAAGTCTTTTGGAAAAAGGGTGAAGATTTCCTTTTTCGATGATTTCACGACCATATCTGGGCCCAATGGCAGCGGAAAGTCGAACATCATCGATGCCATCCTTTTCGTACTGGGTTTATCCTCTTCCAAAATGATGAGGGCTGAAAGGCTGACAGACCTCATATACAATGTTAACGGGAAAAACCCAGACCATGCGGAAGTGACCATCAATTTTGATAATGCTGACAGGGAATTCCCCCTCGACCAGGATGTGGTCAAAGTAAAGAGGAGGATTCAGCGGACCGAAGCAGGCTATTACAGCAACTATTATCTTAACGACAGGCCGTGCAGCCTAAGCGAGCTTCGGACATATCTCTCCAAGTCCAAGATATTCCCGGAAGGTTATAATGTGGTCGTGCAAGGGGACATCACCAGGACCATTAGCATGAGCCCCACAGAGCGGAGAAAGGTCATAGATGAGATCGCAGGTGTCGCAGAATTCGATGAGAAAAAAGAGCGATCCTTAAAAGAGCTTGAAACCGTTAGAGAGCGCATAGATCACGCTGAGATCCTCCTCTCTGAGGTGAACTCCAGACTGGAGCAATTGTCTGGTGAAAGGGAGCAGGCACTCAAATATCAAGCGCTTCGGAACGAAAAACATCGCTATGAAGCTTTCACTCTACTGGCAAAAAGGGAAAGCGTTAGCGGAAAGCTGAAAAAAGTCATCAAAGAGCTGCAAATCCAAAATTCGAGGAAAGACGGCTTGGTAGGCGAGATAACTGGTATCCGAGCTAGGATATCGGAGCTGGAGGAAAAATTAGGCACTTTAAACGAACAAATCCTGATGAAAGGGGAGGACGAACAGATCAAGATAAAAGAGGGTATCATGGACCTCCAGGGCAAGATCGCTTTCTGCAAGAATGCCATCGAATTTTCCCAAAACGAAATAGAAGAGCTTGAGAAGGAGCGAAGGGGAACGTTCATCGAGATAGATAGGACGCAACACAAGATAGAAGGGCTGACAGCCCAAGCGGGAGAAGAGGAGGTCCGAAAGGGGAGCTTGCTCGCAGAGATGAGCGATAGAAAAGAAGCATTATCCATAATTCAGGCTAAAATCGCAAAGGTGGATGCAAAATTTGCCGGCACACGCGATAGCCTCGTAGAGTTCAAAAAGCAGATAGAACAAAAGAGGGATGATAAAAACGAATTGCTCCGAGCGAAGGATCGATTGCTCGATGAGATGAGGCGAAATGATGCCGAGGTGAGCAGGGCCGAGAGAGAGATATCGAACGCCAGGGAGCGCATTTATCAAGCTGAGAGCGAAATTAGGCAAATCCACGAAGAGCTCAGAGAGCTTGAAAAGGAGCTTAAAAAGAAGTCAGATTACAAAAAAGATCTGGAAGGCAAAAAATTCGATCTGAAAAGAGAATTGAGCGAAGCAGAAAACAAATTATGGAATCTCCAGCAGGAATATGCCAAGATAGAAGCGAGAGTAAAAGCGGCAGAAGAGACGAGATATTACCATGCGGTTGAAAGAATTTTAAGCGCGAAAAAAGATCGCATGCTGTCAGGCATCTATGGAACGATCGCTGAACTGGGCAAAGTCGACGAAAAATATGCGTTAGCATTGGAGATCGCAGCTGGGAGCAGAATGCAGTGCATAGTCGTCAGCACGGATGAAGATGCCACGCGTGCTATCGAGTTTTTGAAGGCGGATGGTTCGGGCCGAGCGACCTTCCTGCCGCTGAACAAAATGCAAAAACCCAGGCTGCTGGAAGAGGTCAAAGAAAAAGGCGTAATCGATTATGCGATAAATCTTGTGGAATACGACCCCCAATTCAATGCAGCATTCAGCTATGTTTTTGGAGATACGCTCGTGGTTAGCGATCTGGATGCAGCAAGAGAACTGATGCCCAGAAGGATGGTGACAATTGAGGGGGATTTGATCGAAAAGAGCGGTGCGATGACCGGCGGCACGGCTCCGAAATCGAGGTTCAAGTTCGTTGCAACAGAGGAGGACAAGCTAAGAGAGCTGGCGGAACAGATAACCATCTATGAATCTAAGCGGCAAAAATGCATTGAGGACATGGATGCCATCGAAAGCCAAATATCCTCCACCATCAGGGGCACAACAGACATAGATACCGAAATCGCTGGAAAGAAAAGGATGTTGGCGGATCGAGAGGAGTTAAAAGATCGATATAACGAATTAATCAAGATAAAAGAGGATGAAATAGGGAGCATATCCACAGCGAGAAAAAGATTGGGAGATGAGATAGCATCTATAGAGCTTTCGATCGCGGAAGCTGATGACAAAATTTCCGCTCTTGGAAGCGAAATCGAAGGGCTGGAAGCTGAACTCGCGGGATCAGAGATACCATCGCTAGCAAATGAGTCCGATAGAATGGAGTCTGAGATCAGACGGTTGGAGGACAGGGCACGTGAGATAGATGTCAGAATGAATGCGCTGCACATAGAAAGGGACTTCTGTGCATCAAGAGTAGAGGAGCACAAGGAGAGGCTGGGTTCGCTAGAGGAAAGAAAGGGCCTGCTAAACACCAAGATAAAAGGGAACGGGGACCAAATCGTTGGGCTTGAGAAGGACCTAGAGATCGGGGAAGACAGAAAGAATGAACTGGAAACCGAATTGGCTGATCTGCGTGAAATTAGAGACGAATTATTGAGCGAGCAGGTTAAGGCTGAGACTGAGAAGGGCGATGTCCAGAGGAATATAGATTTGGTGGATGTGAAGATGGGATCTCTCGAAGCCACCAGGGAGGAATTGCAGGTACAGTTCAACGATATAGACAGGGAGATCATTTCCGCAGGAATACAAGATGCAAAAGATATCCCATCGAGCAATTCCATCAAAGAAAAAATTGTGAGCTTGGAAAGCGAGATGGCAGCATTAGAGCCGGTAAACATGCGTGCCATAGAGGAATATGAACAGGTTCAAGATCGTCAGCAGGACCTCCAACAAAAGAGAGATGTGTTGTTCGAGGAGCGAAATGAGCTCCTCAACAGGATAAAGCAATATGAACAGATGAAGAAAGACACATTCATGGAGAATTTTCTGGCAATCAACGCGCACTTTAAGGATGTGTTCGCTCGACTATCGGATGGAGAAGGGGAACTGATACTTGAGAACTGGGAGGATCCATTCGCAGGAGGGTTATCCATCAAGGCTGAGCCGTCTGGTAAGGCAATACATCACATGGAGGCTTTGTCCGGAGGAGAGAAGAGCTTGACTGCACTAGCATTCATTTTAGCGATACAAAAACACAGACCTTCCCCATTCTATGTGTTTGATGAAATCGACATGTATCTGGATGGCTCTAATGCGGAAAGGGTCGCGAAAGTGATAAAGGATGCCTCGAAAGACGGGCAGTTCATAGTCGTGTCACTAAGAAAACCGATGATAGAATCCGCAGATAGAACCATAGGCGTAACGATGCAGGAAGATAATGTCTCCAGCATAACAGGCGTGATGTTGAATTGA